Proteins encoded in a region of the Ziziphus jujuba cultivar Dongzao chromosome 3, ASM3175591v1 genome:
- the LOC125423628 gene encoding probable disease resistance protein At4g27220 isoform X2: MKNLKRKCDHLKDREEDVKAELEYAEGLSLKKRRKVVENWLTNVASIKNEVEMMEQQVRESSRRSSYWQLHPKIARLTEQVTELNQQGQFPGGLTLEVHGNQQNELITARLIGQKFQQHKDEIWEGLRRNDMSKIGVWGMGGVGKTTLLTHIHNELCAHQDFFVAWVTVSQNFSIQKLQSDIAKEMGFTLENDNDERKRAAELVRRLRNMKNFVLILDDVWQHFPLDRVGIPAAENGCKLILTSRSLEVCRRMDCEKNVLVTPLSENEDWELFTEKLGHGRALSPEIEPIAKSLTKKCCGLPLAIITMARSMKGVGDIAEWRDALEKLKEPVAERNDDMGTEVFQVLKHSYDQLKDPKVEQCLLYCSLFPEDYIIDREKLIEHFIDEGFVDGLRNRRAGLDRGHTVLNKLENVCLLEAVIKKYDGKRYVKMHDLVRSMAIQTGRAFQFLVEAGEQLREIPGEEKWAEDLKKVSLMKNLLSHIPSSMSPKCSRLTTLMLNHNFSLKAIPDCFFSRMPQLRVLDLSRTGIINLPTSISELVNLIALWLEDCGKLTYVPSLENLKALRRLNLRETAITEVPHGLDMLLNLRYLNLDTKIEEIPDGILSKLSCLQYLAIDAELRLEEIMELSKLETFIGAFYDMNNFNTYVRWREENGGPSNYVLRLEKTELTVGYDYLLASGICKSNGRDERHVFLSGCEISKSKGREDSFVLPEDVQILVMRNCNDTASLCDIPSLHNATKLSTCKIRGCQGMEHVVCSCCSVPLIQYLDSLFLFEVKELRALIGADRCCASASASSNLLQSDMFSSLQLLFIRKCPKIKRLFMRDLLPNLKNLVELDVRNCENMVEIIGEASDEDDDDENQEAVSTTCSSVTYSLPKLTVLCLDRLPKLKRFCTSKIVFDSLKKVEICRCPKLSFNGDRIHVEISNWRTHIYSVVNSRIGEKIGEESRMLGTFFKNNL, encoded by the coding sequence ATGAAGAACCTAAAAAGGAAATGCGACCATTTAAAGGATAGAGAAGAAGACGTCAAGGCAGAGCTCGAATATGCAGAAGGCTTATCGTTGAAAAAACGAAGGAAAGTAGTTGAAAATTGGTTGACAAATGTTGCAAGCATAAAGAATGAAGTGGAGATGATGGAGCAACAAGTTCGTGAAAGCAGCAGACGTTCTTCATATTGGCAACTTCATCCGAAGATAGCAAGATTGACAGAACAAGTGACAGAACTCAATCAGCAAGGTCAATTTCCTGGTGGGCTTACACTTGAGGTACATGGCAACCAACAGAATGAGTTAATTACAGCAAGATTGATTGGTCAAAAATTCCAGCAACATAAGGATGAGATATGGGAAGGATTGAGGAGGAATGACATGTCAAAAATTGGTGTATGGGGAATGGGGGGAGTTGGAAAAACAACCTTGCTTACCCATATTCACAATGAACTATGTGCTCATCAAGACTTCTTTGTTGCTTGGGTGACTGTGTCACAGAATTTTAGTATTCAGAAACTGCAGAGTGACATTGCAAAAGAAATGGGGTTCACACTagaaaatgataatgatgagaGGAAAAGGGCTGCGGAGCTAGTAAGGCGCTTGAGAAATATGAAGAACTTTGTGCTCATCTTAGATGATGTGTGGCAACATTTTCCACTAGATAGGGTGGGAATTCCTGCTGCTGAAAATGGATGTAAGTTGATTTTAACAAGTCGGTCCTTGGAGGTTTGTCGAAGAATGGATTGCGAAAAGAATGTCCTAGTGACGCCACTTTCTGAGAATGAAGATTGGGAGTTATTTACTGAGAAACTTGGGCATGGCAGAGCACTTTCTCCTGAAATCGAACCCATTGCAAAGTCACTCACAAAAAAATGTTGTGGTTTACCTCTTGCCATTATTACCATGGCACGATCCATGAAAGGGGTGGGAGACATAGCTGAGTGGAGAGATGCACTGGAAAAATTGAAAGAACCAGTGGCAGAGCGTAATGATGATATGGGAACTGAGGTATTTCAAGTATTGAAGCACAGCTACGATCAGTTGAAAGATCCGAAAGTGGAACAGTGTCTTTTATATTGCTCATTGTTTCCTGAAGACTATATAATTGACAGAGAAAAATTGATTGAGCATTTTATTGATGAGGGATTCGTTGATGGATTGAGGAATAGGCGGGCAGGATTGGATAGGGGCCACACCGTGTTGAACAAACTTGAAAATGTTTGCTTATTGGAAGCCGTTATAAAAAAATACGATGGAAAAAGGTATGTGAAGATGCATGATTTGGTAAGAAGCATGGCCATCCAAACTGGAAGagcttttcaatttttagtaGAAGCTGGAGAACAATTGAGAGAGATACCAGGAGAAGAAAAGTGGGCAGAGGATCTTAAAAAAGTTTCTTTAATGAAGAATCTCTTATCACATATTCCTTCTAGTATGTCGCCAAAGTGTTCGAGACTTACAACACTGATGCTAAATCATAATTTCAGCCTAAAAGCCATTCCAGATTGTTTTTTCAGTCGTATGCCTCAGCTCAGAGTTCTTGATTTGTCTCGTACGGGGATTATAAATCTGCCCACATCAATTTCTGAGTTGGTGAATCTAATTGCGTTATGGCTTGAAGACTGTGGGAAATTGACGTATGTACCATCTTTAGAAAATCTCAAGGCATTAAGGAGGCTGAACCTTAGAGAGACAGCTATAACAGAAGTACCCCATGGTTTGGATATGCTGTTGAATCTGAGATATCTCAATCTTGATACAAAAATAGAAGAGATACCAGATGGCATTTTATCCAAACTGTCTTGTCTTCAATATCTTGCAATTGACGCTGAACTTCGTCTGGAGGAGATAATGGAGTTGAGTAAGCTTGAAACATTTATAGGGGCCTTTTATGATATGAACAACTTTAACACGTATGTAAGATGGAGAGAAGAAAATGGGGGCCCCAGTAATTATGTACTTCGGTTGGAAAAGACGGAGCTGACAGTGggatatgattatttattagcATCCGGGATATGTAAAAGCAATGGTAGAGATGAGAGACATGTATTTTTATCAGGATGCGAGATAAGTAAAAGCAAAGGTAGAGAAGACTCATTTGTGCTCCCTGAAGATGTTCAAATTCTGGTAATGCGAAACTGCAACGATACTGCCAGTTTATGTGATATTCCGTCATTGCACAATGCTACCAAGTTGAGTACGTGTAAGATTCGTGGATGTCAAGGGATGGAACATGTTGTTTGTTCATGCTGTAGCGTTCCTCTCATTCAATATCTTGACTCATTATTCCTTTTTGAGGTGAAGGAGTTGAGGGCTTTGATTGGGGCAGACAGATGTTGTGCATCTGCATCTGCATCGTCAAATCTACTCCAATCTGACATGTTTTCCTCTCTTCAACTGCTTTTTATAAGGAAATGTCCAAAAATAAAGAGGTTGTTCATGCGTGATCTGCTACCTAATCTTAAGAACCTAGTCGAATTGGATGTTAGAAATTGTGAGAATATGGTGGAAATAATAGGAGAAGCATCAGATGAAGATGACGATGATGAGAACCAGGAAGCAGTAAGTACAACTTGTAGTAGTGTTACATACTCTCTCCCCAAATTAACTGTGCTCTGTTTGGATCGGCTTCCAAAATTGAAGAGATTTTGTACTAGTAAAATAGTTTTTGACTCTCTCAAAAAGGTTGAAATATGTCGATGTCCGAAGCTGTCCTTCAATGGAGATAGAATACATGTTGAAATATCCAACTGGCGGACACATATATATAGTGTGGTCAATTCTCGCATAGGTGAGAAAATAGGAGAGGAATCTCGCATGCTGgggacattttttaaaaataatttgtaa
- the LOC125423628 gene encoding probable disease resistance protein At4g27220 isoform X1: MEIVTKVAEGLINYEGIHEKMKNLKRKCDHLKDREEDVKAELEYAEGLSLKKRRKVVENWLTNVASIKNEVEMMEQQVRESSRRSSYWQLHPKIARLTEQVTELNQQGQFPGGLTLEVHGNQQNELITARLIGQKFQQHKDEIWEGLRRNDMSKIGVWGMGGVGKTTLLTHIHNELCAHQDFFVAWVTVSQNFSIQKLQSDIAKEMGFTLENDNDERKRAAELVRRLRNMKNFVLILDDVWQHFPLDRVGIPAAENGCKLILTSRSLEVCRRMDCEKNVLVTPLSENEDWELFTEKLGHGRALSPEIEPIAKSLTKKCCGLPLAIITMARSMKGVGDIAEWRDALEKLKEPVAERNDDMGTEVFQVLKHSYDQLKDPKVEQCLLYCSLFPEDYIIDREKLIEHFIDEGFVDGLRNRRAGLDRGHTVLNKLENVCLLEAVIKKYDGKRYVKMHDLVRSMAIQTGRAFQFLVEAGEQLREIPGEEKWAEDLKKVSLMKNLLSHIPSSMSPKCSRLTTLMLNHNFSLKAIPDCFFSRMPQLRVLDLSRTGIINLPTSISELVNLIALWLEDCGKLTYVPSLENLKALRRLNLRETAITEVPHGLDMLLNLRYLNLDTKIEEIPDGILSKLSCLQYLAIDAELRLEEIMELSKLETFIGAFYDMNNFNTYVRWREENGGPSNYVLRLEKTELTVGYDYLLASGICKSNGRDERHVFLSGCEISKSKGREDSFVLPEDVQILVMRNCNDTASLCDIPSLHNATKLSTCKIRGCQGMEHVVCSCCSVPLIQYLDSLFLFEVKELRALIGADRCCASASASSNLLQSDMFSSLQLLFIRKCPKIKRLFMRDLLPNLKNLVELDVRNCENMVEIIGEASDEDDDDENQEAVSTTCSSVTYSLPKLTVLCLDRLPKLKRFCTSKIVFDSLKKVEICRCPKLSFNGDRIHVEISNWRTHIYSVVNSRIGEKIGEESRMLGTFFKNNL, from the coding sequence ATGGAGATTGTGACGAAGGTTGCAGAAGGACTAATAAATTATGAGGGCATTCATGAAAAGATGAAGAACCTAAAAAGGAAATGCGACCATTTAAAGGATAGAGAAGAAGACGTCAAGGCAGAGCTCGAATATGCAGAAGGCTTATCGTTGAAAAAACGAAGGAAAGTAGTTGAAAATTGGTTGACAAATGTTGCAAGCATAAAGAATGAAGTGGAGATGATGGAGCAACAAGTTCGTGAAAGCAGCAGACGTTCTTCATATTGGCAACTTCATCCGAAGATAGCAAGATTGACAGAACAAGTGACAGAACTCAATCAGCAAGGTCAATTTCCTGGTGGGCTTACACTTGAGGTACATGGCAACCAACAGAATGAGTTAATTACAGCAAGATTGATTGGTCAAAAATTCCAGCAACATAAGGATGAGATATGGGAAGGATTGAGGAGGAATGACATGTCAAAAATTGGTGTATGGGGAATGGGGGGAGTTGGAAAAACAACCTTGCTTACCCATATTCACAATGAACTATGTGCTCATCAAGACTTCTTTGTTGCTTGGGTGACTGTGTCACAGAATTTTAGTATTCAGAAACTGCAGAGTGACATTGCAAAAGAAATGGGGTTCACACTagaaaatgataatgatgagaGGAAAAGGGCTGCGGAGCTAGTAAGGCGCTTGAGAAATATGAAGAACTTTGTGCTCATCTTAGATGATGTGTGGCAACATTTTCCACTAGATAGGGTGGGAATTCCTGCTGCTGAAAATGGATGTAAGTTGATTTTAACAAGTCGGTCCTTGGAGGTTTGTCGAAGAATGGATTGCGAAAAGAATGTCCTAGTGACGCCACTTTCTGAGAATGAAGATTGGGAGTTATTTACTGAGAAACTTGGGCATGGCAGAGCACTTTCTCCTGAAATCGAACCCATTGCAAAGTCACTCACAAAAAAATGTTGTGGTTTACCTCTTGCCATTATTACCATGGCACGATCCATGAAAGGGGTGGGAGACATAGCTGAGTGGAGAGATGCACTGGAAAAATTGAAAGAACCAGTGGCAGAGCGTAATGATGATATGGGAACTGAGGTATTTCAAGTATTGAAGCACAGCTACGATCAGTTGAAAGATCCGAAAGTGGAACAGTGTCTTTTATATTGCTCATTGTTTCCTGAAGACTATATAATTGACAGAGAAAAATTGATTGAGCATTTTATTGATGAGGGATTCGTTGATGGATTGAGGAATAGGCGGGCAGGATTGGATAGGGGCCACACCGTGTTGAACAAACTTGAAAATGTTTGCTTATTGGAAGCCGTTATAAAAAAATACGATGGAAAAAGGTATGTGAAGATGCATGATTTGGTAAGAAGCATGGCCATCCAAACTGGAAGagcttttcaatttttagtaGAAGCTGGAGAACAATTGAGAGAGATACCAGGAGAAGAAAAGTGGGCAGAGGATCTTAAAAAAGTTTCTTTAATGAAGAATCTCTTATCACATATTCCTTCTAGTATGTCGCCAAAGTGTTCGAGACTTACAACACTGATGCTAAATCATAATTTCAGCCTAAAAGCCATTCCAGATTGTTTTTTCAGTCGTATGCCTCAGCTCAGAGTTCTTGATTTGTCTCGTACGGGGATTATAAATCTGCCCACATCAATTTCTGAGTTGGTGAATCTAATTGCGTTATGGCTTGAAGACTGTGGGAAATTGACGTATGTACCATCTTTAGAAAATCTCAAGGCATTAAGGAGGCTGAACCTTAGAGAGACAGCTATAACAGAAGTACCCCATGGTTTGGATATGCTGTTGAATCTGAGATATCTCAATCTTGATACAAAAATAGAAGAGATACCAGATGGCATTTTATCCAAACTGTCTTGTCTTCAATATCTTGCAATTGACGCTGAACTTCGTCTGGAGGAGATAATGGAGTTGAGTAAGCTTGAAACATTTATAGGGGCCTTTTATGATATGAACAACTTTAACACGTATGTAAGATGGAGAGAAGAAAATGGGGGCCCCAGTAATTATGTACTTCGGTTGGAAAAGACGGAGCTGACAGTGggatatgattatttattagcATCCGGGATATGTAAAAGCAATGGTAGAGATGAGAGACATGTATTTTTATCAGGATGCGAGATAAGTAAAAGCAAAGGTAGAGAAGACTCATTTGTGCTCCCTGAAGATGTTCAAATTCTGGTAATGCGAAACTGCAACGATACTGCCAGTTTATGTGATATTCCGTCATTGCACAATGCTACCAAGTTGAGTACGTGTAAGATTCGTGGATGTCAAGGGATGGAACATGTTGTTTGTTCATGCTGTAGCGTTCCTCTCATTCAATATCTTGACTCATTATTCCTTTTTGAGGTGAAGGAGTTGAGGGCTTTGATTGGGGCAGACAGATGTTGTGCATCTGCATCTGCATCGTCAAATCTACTCCAATCTGACATGTTTTCCTCTCTTCAACTGCTTTTTATAAGGAAATGTCCAAAAATAAAGAGGTTGTTCATGCGTGATCTGCTACCTAATCTTAAGAACCTAGTCGAATTGGATGTTAGAAATTGTGAGAATATGGTGGAAATAATAGGAGAAGCATCAGATGAAGATGACGATGATGAGAACCAGGAAGCAGTAAGTACAACTTGTAGTAGTGTTACATACTCTCTCCCCAAATTAACTGTGCTCTGTTTGGATCGGCTTCCAAAATTGAAGAGATTTTGTACTAGTAAAATAGTTTTTGACTCTCTCAAAAAGGTTGAAATATGTCGATGTCCGAAGCTGTCCTTCAATGGAGATAGAATACATGTTGAAATATCCAACTGGCGGACACATATATATAGTGTGGTCAATTCTCGCATAGGTGAGAAAATAGGAGAGGAATCTCGCATGCTGgggacattttttaaaaataatttgtaa